Within Romboutsia sp. CE17, the genomic segment TGAGTCTATGAAAAAAGGAAAAGTTACAACTGCATTCAACTCAACAACAATAGCTGATGGAATAGCAGTCAAAACTCCAGGAGATATAACTTTTGAAATAATAAAAGAATTAGTTGATGAGATAGTTCTTGTAACAGAAGAAGAAATAGCTCATGGGATAGTATACTTAGTGGAAAATTTAAAAGTTGTAGCTGAAGGATCAGGTGCGGTAACAACTGCTGCTCTAGTAAGTGGAAAGTATGCTCCTAAAGCTGGTGAAAATGTTGTTTGTATAATATCTGGTGGAAATGTAGATGTTAATAATTTATATAGAATAATAGGGACTGGCCTTGCTAAACAGGGAAGAAGATATTCATTCAGTGTAACTATGGTAGATCAACCAGGAGGATTCTCTGAATTAACTAAAATAATAAGTGAAAATAACGCAAATATATTAAATGCTAATCAATCTAGATTATCATCTGGAGCATATATAGGAAAACAAATTGCGGAATTTGTTTTAGAAACATTTGATAATTCACATATAGAAAAAATAAAAGCTGATATAGAATCTGCAGGATTTGAAATAAAAGATTTATAAAAATAATATATACAAATTTTATTATAGGGTAGTATAATATATAGGAAAATGTTGCATAACATATTTAAATTTATAGGAGGAATTAAAAATGAAGCATCAAGTAATACATACTGATAATGCGCCAAAAGCAATAGGGCCATATTCTCAAGCTATAAAAGCTGGAAATTTACTATTTGTATCTGGACAAGTTCCATTTGTCCCAGAAACTATGGAAATAGTTGAAGGAGATGTAAAAGCTCAAACTAGACAATCTTTATCAAATGTAGCTGCTATATTAAAAGAAGCTGGAGCTGATTTTTCAGATGTAGTTAAGTCTACAGTGTTCATAAGTGATATGAATGAGTTTGCTTTAATAAATGAAGTTTACGCAGAATTTTTTGGTGAAAATAAACCAGCTAGAGCTTGTGTAGAAGTTGCTAGATTACCAAAAGATGTTAAAGTTGAAATAGAAGTTATAGCTGTTGTAGAATAATTAATTTCAACATAAGCATATAAAAGTGGCCAGTGTATGCTGGTCATTTTAAATTTGTTATGAAACAGTTCAAAAAAAGTAAGTAAACTAATAATTGAAAAATAAAAAAATAAGAAAAAATATATTCCAAAAAAATGATTTTTTATATATAATATAAATATAAGATTGAATAAATAATAAATTAATGTATAGATGCTTTTATTTAATTAATAATAACTAGTATAGATAATAATAGCTATATACTTAATGCTAATAATAATTAAAAATTAAACACTTTTGTTATTAAATGTTAAACTGATTTTTATTTATAAATCATGAAAATGATTTCAAAATTAGTTTGATATGACATTCAAGAAAAGAGAGGTAAATCAATGGCTAAAGATTATAGTGTATTTGACGTTGTAGGACCAAATATGATAGGTCCATCGAGTTCCCATACTGCAGGAGCTGCAAGACTTGGAAAGACTGCTTCTAAAATAGCAGGTAAGCCTGTAAAAGAAGTTAAATTCTTATTACATGGTTC encodes:
- a CDS encoding RidA family protein: MKHQVIHTDNAPKAIGPYSQAIKAGNLLFVSGQVPFVPETMEIVEGDVKAQTRQSLSNVAAILKEAGADFSDVVKSTVFISDMNEFALINEVYAEFFGENKPARACVEVARLPKDVKVEIEVIAVVE